A stretch of DNA from Catenulispora acidiphila DSM 44928:
TTGAGGGCCGGCCGCCTACGGGTGCTGCGAGGGGTGTTGCTGGAGAAGCAGAAAGACCCCGCTCGGTATCGAGGAGGTCTTCGAGGTGCGCCGTGCTATTCGGTCGAGGTCGGACGATCTGACTCGCCTGCCGAATCCCTTACGGGCGGGCCGCGAGGGACACGAACGGCGACAAAGCGCCCGCGCCGTTATGAGGCGTAATGGGAGACTGCAACCAAGGTTGGCCGTCCAGGCGGCTAATGATCCGGAAGACCGTTTTGTCCGACGCGAACTTGAAGTGCGGGCTAGACGTGGACTGCATCATCTGGCGGTCGCCGATGAGGTAGTAGGACAGGTCGACGAAGTTGATGTCGCCGAGGCTGCCGAGGGCCGGCGTCTTCTCGGTGAAGATCACGGGACGGCCGAGGATGCTGACCGGCGGCACGGCCGAGCCAGGCTGCTGCAGGTTGCCGAGCCACACGGCCGAACCGCCGGTGCCCACGGACAGCGCCATCGTCGCCAGCTGCGGGAAGGTGTCGATTGATGCGATCCACACCGCGTTCTGCAGCGCGGTCGGAAGCATTCGGGCGTACATCTTGACGATGTTTTCCCAGACGATCGTCCCTGAAGGCTGGCCGGCCTCGGCCGCGACCGCCACGGACGCCGGGCAGTTGACGAAGCCGCGGGGCTCGCCGGCGCCGGTGCCGTTCATGAAGCCGATGTCCTCGTACCAGGCCAGCGCCCGAGGGAAGACGTCGTCGAAGAAGCTGGTGAACGCTGGCGCGTCAGCCAGGAGCTCGTTGGGGATCTCGGCGTAGCCGGTCAACTTCTTGGCGTCCAGGGTGACGCGACCGAAACTGGCCTGCGACTCGACGAGGGCCGCGGCCTCTTCGGTCCAGTAGCAGATCACGCCGCCGAACACGCTGGACACGTTGCTGGTGGAGTCGATCATCGGGATCGGGACGCGCAGCGTCTCCATCGGGATGACCTGAGCCCGCGGCCGGACGACGGCCTGCTCCAGGGCGACCTGCAGCAGGTTCGAGCGCAGCGTCTCCGGGATGAGGAAGCCGCCGTCGGCCGGGACCTCACTGCCGAAGCTGTTCATGATCTCGGTGACCTTGGACCGCTTAGCGGACAGGTCGGCGGAGCGGTTGACGCGCATCTCGTCGAAGTGGGTGGCGCGGAAGAACTCGGCGGAGTCTTGGAACATTCCGTCCAGGGCGCGGCCAATGGCGCGCTGGCCGTTGAGCGCCTTCTCCGCACTGCTGCGCCGGGCGCCGTTCTCGAGGTGGACGCGCGGCATCGCGGCCGGCCCGGGGGTCATGTCAACCGGCGGGATGTCGCCCTTCTCGCCGTTGTCCTTCATGAACTGCGCGAAGCCGAGCTGAACTTGCTCGGCGATCTGGGCCTTGAGGTCCGGGTCCGTCTTGGCGTTCGCCGACTGGTAGTTGCCGACGAACTCCTTGAACTTCCCCTCCTTGAGGACGTTCGTCATGCGTTCGCCGTCGTTCATCCACTCCTCGAGCTCGGCCGAGGACGTCGGGATGGCGATTGTGGTCACTGCATTGCCTCCTTCAAGGCCGCGGTCATGCTCGGGTCCCACGCGAAGTTGAGGTCGCCGTGGGTGTGGTTGCTGGGGGAGTCGCCGTGGTCGCCGGAGTCGGACTTGTCGGCGTCGTCAAGGTGGGCCTGCAGGTGCTTCTCGACTCCGGGCTTGTCGGAGTCGGGGATCTTGGATCCGGGCAGGCGTGCGAGGCCGTTGCGGCAGGCTGCGAGATTCGCGGGGCCGCCCTCGGTCTTATGGTGCGGAAAGCGGTAGTTGTCCTTTTTGTCGTCGGCGTCGTCGTCGCCTTCCTCGGACTTCTCCGCGGCGGCTTCGTCGGACATCCAGGCGTGGCAGTACCGCAGGACCTTGTCGTCGTTCGGCATCGCCGCGACCGCGGCCGGCCCGTCCCACGGCGTGTCGACCGTGTCTGTGTGGTGAACAGGCAAGCTCTTGTTCAGCAACGGCATGGATTCGATGCCGAGGATCCGGTCGCCGCGGAGCGAGTTGGTCGTCATGCCGCCGTCGCCGTCGGACTCTTCGTCGCCGTGGTCGTGGCGGTGGTCGGCGTCGCCGCTGTGGGTGTGCTCGTGTTCGTGACTGTCGTCGTCGCCCTGCGCCCCGAACGCCGGGTGCGCGTGGGTGTGGGTGCCGTCGTAGGGCTCGTGCATCGCGGCGTTGCTGATGTTGTCGCTGCCGGATTCGGAGCCCTGGTCGCCGATCAGCGCCAGGCCCTGGTTCAGCCAGTTGCGGAAAGGCTCGGCGGGGATCGAGTCCATGGGGCCTCCCGCGGGAATGGAGAAGCCCCGGTCCGCATTGACCGGGGCTTCGTCGTGGAGCTGTGTGGTTGTGGGTGGCGGGTCAGCGTCTGGCTGCCGTGCGGCGTCGAGTCCGTCCACCGGGGCGTTCTGCACCTCGGGGTCCGAATCGTTCAGAAGCTTCAGCTGGTCGTCGGCATCGGCACGAGCCTGCGCGAGCGTTTGCTGCGCGTCGGATTCCAACTTCTCGGCAGCGTCGACCCGAGCAAAGACCGCAGCCTTCAGGCGGTCCGGGGTGTTGCGGAAGACCGACAGGTCGAAGTGCGCGGCCAGCTTCGTGGCCTCGTCGTCCGGCGCCGCCTTCGACGGCTTTGCGGGAGGATCGGCCATGCGGTCGGCGAGGCCAGCGTCCACTGCCTCCTGGCCGATGTACCAGGTCTCGGCGAGCATCGCGGCGCGCCAGTCGTCCTTCGGCTTGCCGGTGCGGTCGGCGTAGATGCTGGCGATGTTGTCGGAGACCCGGTCAAGCAGTTCAGCCTGTTCGCGCATGTCGGCGGCGTTGCCGATGACCAGACCCCAACCGTCATGAATCATCAGGCTCGCGTTGCGTCCCATGACGATCTGCTCGCCGGCCATGGCGATGACCGAGGCGATGGAGGCGGCGAGAGCATCGACGTAGGTGGTGACGCCGCCACGGCCGGACAGGTAAGCGTGGATCGCTATCCCATCCCAGACTTCGCCGCCAGGACTGTTGAGGTGAAGGTCGATCGGGCCGTCGACCTGCTTCATCTCGTCGATGAAGTCCTGGGCCGTGACGCCGAAGAACCCCACCTCGTCGTAGATCATGACCTGGGTCGGGCCGTCAGCCTGAGCCTTGATCCGGAACCAGTCGTTGCGGCCGGCCCGGAGGTTTGCGATCGTCCTGGTCGTCTTCAGCCGGGACAGGCCCATCACGTCCTCGCCTTCTCGTGGTGGTGTCCGTTAATGTGCGCCGGTTCCGGCTCGAGAAGGTTGACGAGCTTCTTCAACATTGCAGTCAGGTCGTCACCGGGGTTATCGGAGTCAGGCCCGACGTCGTAGTCGACGAAAAGGGTTCCGCGGCAACGTTCGCGCCCCTCGCAAAGCGTGTAGCCACCCATGGGGTACGCGGCGAACGCCTCGGCCACGGCGTCCGGGTCATCGGTGTCGCCGAAGACGGTCCCGTCGATCTCTTCGCAGTTGTCGCAGGTTGCCGAGTCCAAGACTTCTACGGCCCGGAGCTGCCCACGCGGGGCGCCGTGCTGCGTGAATGTGGCGTGCCGGGCCCGGTTCTGTGCCGCCGACATCGCTCCGGCCAGGTGCCCGCGGGGGCCGGCTTCGGACAGGCCTTGCAGGAACTGCCCAACCTGGTCCGCAACCTGCTGCCCGCCAACTCCGGGAACGGCAAGCCGCATCGCTTCTCGCCCGGCCGATACCGCAAGCTCGGAAGCCATAAGGGCGACAGCTACTGCGGCGATCGTTTCGAGCTCGGAGGAGTCCGGCGTCTTCGGCGGCACGCTGGCGCCTTGCTCGTCGGCTTCGCGGCTGGCTTCCCGAGCGGCAACCACGGCGAACGCGACCATCGCGGCAAGCAGCAACGCCTTCGCGGCGACCGTGTCGACGGCCAGCGTTCCGAGCGCGGCTAGTTCGGCAGCGTCCACGTGTTCGCGGATCTGCTGCTGCAACTGCTGCTGCTGGGCGGGCAGGATCTGGCTCTGGTAGTCGGCGACGACATTGTCGGTGGCCGACTTCCACTGTGCATCGACGCGGGACAGGTCCGGCTGGTTCGGGCCCTGCGCTGGCGGCGTCGGCCCCGAATCGCCTGTGGCTGCGGTAATCGCGGTGAGGGTGCGGGCGTGGATGGAACTGCGCACCTGGTTCTCGACGGGATTGTCGTCCTCGGTAGGCTCGCCGCTGCTGTCGTCGGCCTGCTCAAGTTCGCCGGCGCCGGTAGTGGGGGTTGCGGCCGGGACCTGAATGATGTGGCGCATCCGCGGCAGGCCGACCACTTCGGCAGCGTCGTCCGGGTTGACGTTTGCGCTGATGAGCGCGGCGTAGGCCGTGGTCTTCGCGGTGAGCTCGGCGTTGTCGGCTTCGCGGTCGTCCGGCAGCGGGTTGACGTAGTCCCATTCGACGTTCTCGCCGGTGCTGCCGAACATCGGCAGGAACTGGTTGTTGAGAGTGTCGCGGAGCCGGTCAAGCCGGGGGATGATCTTCCAGCGTCCGAAGACTTCTTCGGCGGTTTGGG
This window harbors:
- a CDS encoding head maturation protease, ClpP-related, producing the protein MGLSRLKTTRTIANLRAGRNDWFRIKAQADGPTQVMIYDEVGFFGVTAQDFIDEMKQVDGPIDLHLNSPGGEVWDGIAIHAYLSGRGGVTTYVDALAASIASVIAMAGEQIVMGRNASLMIHDGWGLVIGNAADMREQAELLDRVSDNIASIYADRTGKPKDDWRAAMLAETWYIGQEAVDAGLADRMADPPAKPSKAAPDDEATKLAAHFDLSVFRNTPDRLKAAVFARVDAAEKLESDAQQTLAQARADADDQLKLLNDSDPEVQNAPVDGLDAARQPDADPPPTTTQLHDEAPVNADRGFSIPAGGPMDSIPAEPFRNWLNQGLALIGDQGSESGSDNISNAAMHEPYDGTHTHAHPAFGAQGDDDSHEHEHTHSGDADHRHDHGDEESDGDGGMTTNSLRGDRILGIESMPLLNKSLPVHHTDTVDTPWDGPAAVAAMPNDDKVLRYCHAWMSDEAAAEKSEEGDDDADDKKDNYRFPHHKTEGGPANLAACRNGLARLPGSKIPDSDKPGVEKHLQAHLDDADKSDSGDHGDSPSNHTHGDLNFAWDPSMTAALKEAMQ
- a CDS encoding phage major capsid protein; the protein is MTTIAIPTSSAELEEWMNDGERMTNVLKEGKFKEFVGNYQSANAKTDPDLKAQIAEQVQLGFAQFMKDNGEKGDIPPVDMTPGPAAMPRVHLENGARRSSAEKALNGQRAIGRALDGMFQDSAEFFRATHFDEMRVNRSADLSAKRSKVTEIMNSFGSEVPADGGFLIPETLRSNLLQVALEQAVVRPRAQVIPMETLRVPIPMIDSTSNVSSVFGGVICYWTEEAAALVESQASFGRVTLDAKKLTGYAEIPNELLADAPAFTSFFDDVFPRALAWYEDIGFMNGTGAGEPRGFVNCPASVAVAAEAGQPSGTIVWENIVKMYARMLPTALQNAVWIASIDTFPQLATMALSVGTGGSAVWLGNLQQPGSAVPPVSILGRPVIFTEKTPALGSLGDINFVDLSYYLIGDRQMMQSTSSPHFKFASDKTVFRIISRLDGQPWLQSPITPHNGAGALSPFVSLAARP